The genomic segment CCTTGCTGCGCAACGTCGCAAAAACAGGGCCTTACTTCCATGACGGCTCTGTGGATGATCTGCGCCGCGCCACCGCCATCATGGCGCGAGTGCAGCTTGGGCAGGAGCTCGACGACGAGGCGCTTGATGAACTGGTCGCCTTTCAGGAAGCGCTGACGGGGGAGATTCCGGAAAACTTCTTGCCGCCGGAAGGCATACCGTTTGAACTCCCCGAGGGAGTCGAAGCGGACTGAACAACCCTCGGCATTGCGTTTGGCAGCGGCCAGCTCCTCGGGGCTGGCCGCTGCCGTTGCGGTGCTGGCAACGCGCTTATTCGTCGCTGTCGAATGCTTTGAGGCCGCCCTGGATATTGACCACCTGGGTGTAGCCCATGCGCTGCAGGGTGTCGGCGGCCAGCGCGCCGCGGTTGCCGCCGGCGCAGTGGCAGACGATCGGCGCCTGCTTGTCTGGTGCGGCCTCGGCAATACGCATTTCCAGCGTGCCGCGGCTGATGTTGACCGCCTCATCGAGATGCCCCTGCTCGAACTCCTCCTTGTCGCGCACGTCCAGCACCAGGGCGCCGTCGCGGATCAACTGCTTGGCTTCTGCGGGCGAGACTTCCTTGATGCGCTGCTTGGCCTCGTTGGCCAGGCGCAGAAAATCCTCGGAATGATGGGCCATGGCGTGACTCCTCTCATCGGATGGGGGCTTGCCCCGCACCAGTGGACTTGCTAAAACGAAAACCAATATCGATTTTCGTTAGTTGTCATCGGCGAGTCAACAACATGGAACATCATGATCTGCTATCGGGGTTGGTGCGGCTGCACGT from the Halomonas sp. 1513 genome contains:
- a CDS encoding sulfurtransferase codes for the protein MAHHSEDFLRLANEAKQRIKEVSPAEAKQLIRDGALVLDVRDKEEFEQGHLDEAVNISRGTLEMRIAEAAPDKQAPIVCHCAGGNRGALAADTLQRMGYTQVVNIQGGLKAFDSDE